The DNA segment AAGAGAAGGGGACGATCGGACAAATACTTCCCTAAAAGCAGACGCTCTACCGCCAGATATGCGCTAATGCCAACTCCAACAGCAAACGAAACAAGACCGATAAGTCCAAACAGATGTAAGGGTCTTTTGGTATAGCGGGTAATAAATAAAACGGTCACCAAATCAAAAAAACCGGCAATAAAGCGTGACGCGCCAAACTTTGTTCTACCGTATTTTCTCGGGTTGTGTTTTACCACAACCTCGCCCACCTTAAATCCCTGCCACTGAGCCAAAACAGGCAGAAAACGGTGCAATTGTCCATATACATTTACAGTTTCGGTAACTTCGCGGCGATAGGCTTTTAGACCGCAGTTCATATCATGGATTCCCAGACCGGTCATTTTCCGGGTCACAAAATTAAATAACTTCGAGGTACTTTTTTTGATAAATGGATCTTTACGGATTTTTTTCCATCCTGAAACCAGGTCAAATCCCTCCTCCAGTTTTTTAACTAAATTGGGGATTTCATAAGGCTCATCCTGTAAATCGGCGTCCAGTGTAACTATAAATTCCCCGCGGGCCTCTTTGAAACCAAGCGCCAGCGCCGCCGACTTGCCATAATTTCTGCGGAACTGGACAACCCGTACTTGTGGATCTTTATTATGCAGCTCACTCAAAACCTGCATCGAGTTGTCTGTTGAACCGTCATCGATGAACAGAAACTCAATTGGCTTCTCAAGTGAACAAACTGCTTTTGAAAGTCGTTCGTGAAGTTCAACCAGCGACTCTTCTTCATTGAAAAGCGGCACAACGATAGAAATTTTTACAGTGCTCTTTGCCATTATACAATTTAATTATGGTTGATCTTTTGCAAATTCCTATCAATTGCCGGCCGCTTTGTATCGCCCCAATAAACCTTCTTTGCATTTTTTGCCGGTTTTATTTTAAATTTTTCTGCGGCAATTTTCTTGTTTATTTTCTGGTTGGTGTAATAGACTGTAATTCGTTCTCGTGCCTGAGGGCGGGTTAGTTTAATAATTTGCGGCAGCACCAGCCCTTTGGTTTTTCGAAGCCGCCTGTACTCTTTTAGCAGAATGGTTTTTCCTTCGGCGTCAATCAGCTGGCTTTTTGTTACAATGTATTTTTCAGGATCAACCTCATATATTAAAGATTGCTGCTCTAATTGGGTTGTAACGACAAATTTTCCTCCCGCGAAAATGAGTTTCGATGTATCGTTGACCACAATTTGATTCAAGCCGGTGAAAACTTCAAACAGTTCGTCTGTATCAATTTCAATTTTCAAAAAATCCCGAAGGTCTAAAGATTCTGCCTCACCATAATAAAGAATATTATCTCGAGGGGCATAGGCGGCAAAAAAGCGCTGATCCAGGAACAATCCCCCGATATCGATTCCAAGGATTGCTTCCGTTTTTACATAAACAGAGTCAGGTAATTTCATGAAAATGTTAGAAAAGCCATTGTAGCTTTTTCCGGGAAGTTCTATAATAACACGGGCTTTTCCTTCAAAACTGTGCAAGTTGTGGAGATTTCGAGCCACCCTTAATTGCAGATCTTCAGGAGTAAAATTTGATAAATTGGGGATTTTCGAAGTCGATGCACAGTTAAGAAACAAAGAAGCGGAGCAGTAAGTGACAAAGAAAAAACCAAACAGGTAAAATCGTCGCAGAAATTTTATCCTCAAAAAGTTAAACTTTATTTAGCTAGTTATTCTGCAATTTTGTCGTCAAGCTTTCCCGATCTGGATCCAACTCCATTGCCTTCTGCCAATTTTCTATCGCCAAATCCATCTGTCCCAGTTTCTCATAAACGTCGCCAAGATGTTCCAAAACTTCCGCAGAACCGCCTCGAATGGCCACGGATTTCTTAATATACTCAAGCGCTTTGTCGTAATCACCCAACTTGTAATAAACCCAGCCAATGGTATCCAAAAACGCGCCGTTCTCAGGGTCAGCTTCCAAGGCTTTGTTGACCATCTCAAGAGCGTCGTCAAGACGTTCGCCACGAACGCTCAGACTGTAGCCATAATTGTTTAAGAGGACCGCGTTATCCGGTTGAATTTTCAATGCTTTTTCATAATACCCGGCACTTTTTTCTCTTTCATCCAGCTCGTCATAAGCGGCCCCTAAAACTCCCATAATTACTGCATTCTCAGGATCATTCTCTAAGGCTACAAGTAGAAATTTAACAGCTTGACTAAACTTCTGTTCTTGAAAAAGCAAATTACCCAAAAAAGTATAATCATTTAAAATACGAGGGTTATCCGGGACGATTTCAACAGCCTTTTCAAAAAATTCATTACTTTTTTTTCTTTCGCCAAGATCATCATAAGCTGCACTTAACACCCCAAGAGTTACCACGTTATCCGGGTCGTTTCGCAGCGATTTGAGCAAAAATTGCACAGCTTCATCGTAGTTCTTTCTTTGAAAAAGCAAATTGCCGAGCACTCGATTTGTGTGGGGAAAGTCAGGGGCAAGGGATTGCGCTTTTCGATAACTCTCTTCGGCTTTTTCTAATTCACCCTTCTGCTGATATACAAAACCAAGGCGAAACCAGGCATCCGGAAGCCGGTCATTTAATTCGATGGTTTTCTCAAAATAAGGGATGCTCTCGGAAAATTTTCCGTCACTAAAAAAGACTTGTCCTAATTTAAAAAAGCCCCGCCATTCATTTGGATGCGTTTCGGTCAAATTTTTATAAATTGACAACGCCCTGGAAGTATCTCCTTTTGTATAATACAAATCTCCTATTCGAATTCTAACGGTCACATCCGTGGAATCGTCACCCGATAAATCTTCATACAACTTTATTGCCCGATCCCAATCTTCTATTGCAATAAGAGTTTGAGCAAATTCGTCTCTTATCCCGGTGAAATGCTGATTTTCTTCATATATTTTTTCGTACCACTCAATTGTGGCGGCTGTATCTTTTTTTGCACTAAAAACAGCGCCAATTGCCAAATACCCTCCTTCGTCCTCCGGGTAAGTGGTAATATATTGTTCAAAAACTTTCTGCGCCTGCTCATACTCCTTTTGTTGAAAATATAAGTTACCTAACTGAAAATGGCTCTCCCGAGAGGCCAGCCCCAGATTCAGCAAATTATCATACAGTTCGGTTGCTTGCTTGGTTTTGTTTTGGCTTAAGTAAAGACTTGCTAAATTGAAGTGAGCATCAACATTTTGTGGATCCAGTCTAAGAATTTCCAGATACTCTTCCGTGGCAAGCTCGACATTGCTCTGTCCCTGATAGATTTTTGCCAGCAGTTGGTGCGTCTCTAAGTAATTCGGATCAATTTTTAAACTTCGCTGCAGCATTTGAAGGGAAGTTTCCAATTTACCGAGGTAAACATAGTCTTTGGCTATGGAGTTGCAAATGGAAGGTGAGTCGGGAGCGTAAATAAAAGCTTCATTGTAAGCAATAAGCGCCTTACTATATTCGCCATTTAAATCAAAAATGGCTCCTTGAATGACAAGCCCGGCAGCCCTGGGGTCGTGATCCGTATTTTTGCCGTTTCCCGCTACATCCTGGGAAAATAAAAGTGCCGGAGTTATTACAGAAAAAGTCAATATGAATAATAAAATAAACACTGCTCTTTTAACGCAACACATCAACATCTAATCATCTATCTCCATATTTTTTAAGGCTCTCAATATACCATAATTTTCGAAAAAATCCAACAAAAAATTGTTCCTGAATATTGACACCAATGGATTTAATTGGTATATTCTCTAAACATTTCCCCTGTCTCAATATTTTGTATTTTATTTGTTTGATAAAATAATCTTTTTAGCAATTGAATCGGAATTTCTCCAGCAACCCT comes from the candidate division KSB1 bacterium genome and includes:
- a CDS encoding glycosyltransferase family 2 protein — protein: MAKSTVKISIVVPLFNEEESLVELHERLSKAVCSLEKPIEFLFIDDGSTDNSMQVLSELHNKDPQVRVVQFRRNYGKSAALALGFKEARGEFIVTLDADLQDEPYEIPNLVKKLEEGFDLVSGWKKIRKDPFIKKSTSKLFNFVTRKMTGLGIHDMNCGLKAYRREVTETVNVYGQLHRFLPVLAQWQGFKVGEVVVKHNPRKYGRTKFGASRFIAGFFDLVTVLFITRYTKRPLHLFGLIGLVSFAVGVGISAYLAVERLLLGKYLSDRPLL
- a CDS encoding DUF4292 domain-containing protein encodes the protein MARNLHNLHSFEGKARVIIELPGKSYNGFSNIFMKLPDSVYVKTEAILGIDIGGLFLDQRFFAAYAPRDNILYYGEAESLDLRDFLKIEIDTDELFEVFTGLNQIVVNDTSKLIFAGGKFVVTTQLEQQSLIYEVDPEKYIVTKSQLIDAEGKTILLKEYRRLRKTKGLVLPQIIKLTRPQARERITVYYTNQKINKKIAAEKFKIKPAKNAKKVYWGDTKRPAIDRNLQKINHN
- a CDS encoding tetratricopeptide repeat protein; this encodes MTFSVITPALLFSQDVAGNGKNTDHDPRAAGLVIQGAIFDLNGEYSKALIAYNEAFIYAPDSPSICNSIAKDYVYLGKLETSLQMLQRSLKIDPNYLETHQLLAKIYQGQSNVELATEEYLEILRLDPQNVDAHFNLASLYLSQNKTKQATELYDNLLNLGLASRESHFQLGNLYFQQKEYEQAQKVFEQYITTYPEDEGGYLAIGAVFSAKKDTAATIEWYEKIYEENQHFTGIRDEFAQTLIAIEDWDRAIKLYEDLSGDDSTDVTVRIRIGDLYYTKGDTSRALSIYKNLTETHPNEWRGFFKLGQVFFSDGKFSESIPYFEKTIELNDRLPDAWFRLGFVYQQKGELEKAEESYRKAQSLAPDFPHTNRVLGNLLFQRKNYDEAVQFLLKSLRNDPDNVVTLGVLSAAYDDLGERKKSNEFFEKAVEIVPDNPRILNDYTFLGNLLFQEQKFSQAVKFLLVALENDPENAVIMGVLGAAYDELDEREKSAGYYEKALKIQPDNAVLLNNYGYSLSVRGERLDDALEMVNKALEADPENGAFLDTIGWVYYKLGDYDKALEYIKKSVAIRGGSAEVLEHLGDVYEKLGQMDLAIENWQKAMELDPDRESLTTKLQNN